In Rhodothermus marinus DSM 4252, a single genomic region encodes these proteins:
- the chrA gene encoding chromate efflux transporter yields MSTSPSGALREVAGLFLKLGLIAFGGPAAHIAMMEEECVVRRRWVSRQHFLDLVGATNLIPGPNSTEMAMHLGYERAGWRGLVVAGVCFILPAALITGLLGWLYVRFGNVPEMAPLLQGIKPAVLAIILGAVWRIGRQAVRGVRLAVIGLAVAGATGAGLNEVLALLGGGVLGMFWLRIAPTPERSAAGSGGLALWPSLKDSLGVALGTGGAGAAAGVSLGKLFLFFLKVGAVLYGSGYVLVAFLEGGLVQDYGWLTQAQLLDAVAIGQFTPGPVLTTATFIGYVIAGWPGAVAATAGIFLPSFLFVGVLNPLIPKLRASRWLSAFLDAVNVSAVALMAVVIVELGRATLLSWPAWAIALTAAVATLRFRVNAAWLVLGGALAGWLLALWA; encoded by the coding sequence CGCTTTTGGCGGGCCGGCCGCGCACATTGCCATGATGGAGGAAGAATGCGTGGTGCGTCGCCGATGGGTTTCCCGGCAGCACTTCCTGGATCTCGTCGGCGCCACCAACCTGATCCCCGGTCCCAATTCGACCGAAATGGCCATGCACCTGGGCTACGAACGGGCCGGCTGGCGGGGGCTTGTGGTCGCTGGCGTCTGCTTCATCCTCCCTGCGGCGCTGATTACGGGGTTGCTGGGATGGTTGTACGTGCGGTTCGGAAACGTGCCCGAGATGGCCCCGCTGTTGCAGGGCATCAAGCCCGCCGTACTGGCCATTATACTGGGGGCCGTCTGGCGGATTGGTCGTCAGGCTGTGCGCGGGGTTCGGCTGGCGGTGATCGGGCTGGCGGTGGCCGGGGCCACAGGGGCCGGACTGAACGAGGTGCTGGCCCTGCTGGGCGGGGGTGTGTTGGGAATGTTCTGGCTGCGGATCGCACCCACCCCGGAGCGTTCGGCGGCCGGATCGGGAGGCCTCGCGCTATGGCCCTCGCTCAAGGATTCGCTCGGAGTTGCGCTGGGAACGGGCGGGGCGGGCGCAGCGGCAGGCGTTTCGCTCGGCAAGCTGTTTCTGTTTTTCCTCAAAGTCGGGGCCGTGTTGTACGGCAGCGGCTATGTGCTGGTGGCCTTCCTTGAAGGCGGGCTGGTGCAGGATTATGGCTGGCTGACGCAGGCGCAACTGCTCGATGCCGTTGCGATCGGGCAGTTTACGCCGGGACCGGTGCTCACGACGGCCACGTTTATCGGCTATGTGATTGCCGGGTGGCCGGGCGCCGTTGCGGCTACGGCGGGCATTTTTTTGCCTTCGTTCCTTTTCGTGGGGGTGCTCAATCCACTGATCCCGAAGCTGCGCGCCTCTCGATGGCTTTCGGCCTTTCTGGACGCGGTCAACGTGTCGGCCGTGGCCTTGATGGCGGTCGTGATCGTGGAGCTGGGACGGGCGACGCTGCTTTCCTGGCCGGCCTGGGCGATTGCACTGACGGCGGCCGTGGCGACGCTCCGCTTCCGGGTGAATGCCGCCTGGCTGGTGCTGGGGGGAGCGCTGGCGGGGTGGCTGCTGGCGCTGTGGGCGTGA